The Apis cerana isolate GH-2021 linkage group LG10, AcerK_1.0, whole genome shotgun sequence DNA window tttaaaattacagatCAAAAATAGAGTTAGGAGATGTAACACCACATAACATAAAACAGCTCAAACTTCTTAACCAAGTGGTGTTTCCTGTctcatataatgaaaaattttataaagatgttTTAGAAGCTGGGGAGTTAGCAAAACTTGCATATTACAATGATATAGtggtatgttatatttatggaaattatattaaaaaatatatcaattttaaacaataattttatatataaagattttataaaaaatttttattttaggttgGTGCAGTTTGTTGTCGAGTAGATACTTCTGAAAATTCTAgacgtttatatattatgacatTGGGATGTCTTTATCCCTATAGAAGATTAGGAATAGGTACTGTAATGGTGCaacatgttttaaattatgtttataaagaTGGAAATTTTGATTCAATCTTTCTGtaagtattaatatacttaaatatttaattatatttattatatatacaaaatatttatataaatatgtaaataaaaatttatatttctataattaaggatattttttgtttacagTCATGTTCAAATAAGTAATGAAGGagctattgatttttataaaaaatttggatttgAAATAGTTGAAACAAAAGAACATTACTATAAGCGAATAGAACCTGCAGATGCTCATGTATTACAAAAAACTTTACGTCCCAAAACAAATCAAACAAACAATCAACAaactaatcaataaaaatcattaatcattaatttatcacaTCTTAAAAACTACATGTTTTCATAGTctggtaataaaattatttttattgtacttCCCAGTGtgttatataagttataaaatagagttttataaataatttaataaagttgaCAAATACAATGTATATCgacgtaaaaaatataacttaacaattccataaattattaataatcaaaataaaaaagttaatttttcaattattgccaacattatacatattaaaacatattttactaAACATATCACATTtctaatactttatttatgcctaatatatttaatatcttgtatcagctgcataaaatattaaacagcaTTATGATGCtgaaaacaaacaatttaaaataatttatgcaacCAATATATTTGTAGTTcctattcttaaatttttttttttttttttttttttttagaaaattgaaagcttttttgcttttttcacAATTGCATATTCAATGAACATAATACAAAGATATTAACATTTTGACATTATCATTTAAGTACAATAATTTGagattatatgatttaaaaaattagatattaaatatcatagtatatcattaataaaatataaatatataatataaaatgtaaatagaataaaacacATTCACGTTCACATATCAATACATAAAACTTTTGagatattgcaaattatttttagtctttgtacataaaaaattaattaaaattgatatctaAAGGAACAATTAtagcaaagaaaatttgttcctgcatattaacatttaatct harbors:
- the LOC107994509 gene encoding probable N-acetyltransferase san is translated as MTRSKIELGDVTPHNIKQLKLLNQVVFPVSYNEKFYKDVLEAGELAKLAYYNDIVVGAVCCRVDTSENSRRLYIMTLGCLYPYRRLGIGTVMVQHVLNYVYKDGNFDSIFLHVQISNEGAIDFYKKFGFEIVETKEHYYKRIEPADAHVLQKTLRPKTNQTNNQQTNQ